A genome region from Anaerolineae bacterium includes the following:
- the rplB gene encoding 50S ribosomal protein L2, translated as MPIKVYKPTTPGRRGMTGYTFEEITKTEPERSLLVPLKKHGGRNFRGKVTVRHRGGGHKRMYRIIDFKRDKEGIPARVVSIEYDPNRSARIALLVYADGEKRYIIAPLELKVGDTVISSPDAEIRPGNTLPLENIPLGTMVHNVELHVGKGGQIARAAGTAAQVMAKEGKYVLLRLPSGEMRLVDKRCKATIGQVGNIDHSNIKLGKAGRKRWLGWRPTVRGSAMTPRDHPHGGGEGRSPIGMPGPKTPWGKPALGYKTRRNKATDKYIVRRRTAGR; from the coding sequence GGCCGGCGGGGCATGACGGGGTACACCTTTGAGGAGATCACCAAGACCGAACCCGAGCGTTCCCTGCTGGTGCCGCTGAAGAAGCACGGTGGGCGGAACTTCCGCGGCAAAGTCACTGTGCGGCATCGGGGCGGCGGTCATAAGCGCATGTACCGCATCATTGATTTCAAGCGCGACAAGGAAGGCATCCCGGCGCGCGTGGTGAGCATCGAGTACGATCCCAACCGCTCGGCGCGCATCGCCCTGCTGGTCTATGCGGACGGCGAGAAGCGGTACATCATCGCACCGCTGGAGCTCAAGGTTGGTGACACGGTGATTTCATCTCCGGATGCGGAGATCCGGCCTGGCAACACCCTGCCGCTGGAGAACATCCCGTTGGGTACCATGGTGCACAACGTGGAACTGCATGTCGGCAAGGGCGGCCAGATTGCGCGAGCCGCCGGCACCGCCGCCCAGGTGATGGCGAAAGAGGGTAAGTATGTACTCCTGCGCCTCCCCAGTGGCGAGATGCGCCTGGTGGACAAGCGCTGTAAGGCCACCATCGGCCAGGTCGGCAATATTGACCACAGCAACATCAAGCTGGGCAAGGCTGGCCGCAAGCGGTGGCTGGGTTGGCGCCCGACCGTGCGCGGTTCTGCAATGACGCCGCGTGATCATCCGCACGGCGGCGGTGAGGGCCGCTCTCCCATCGGCATGCCTGGCCCGAAGACGCCGTGGGGCAAGCCGGCGCTGGGCTACAAGACCCGGCGCAATAAGGCGACGGACAAGTACATTGTGCGCCGCCGCACCGCCGGCCGGTAA
- the rpsS gene encoding 30S ribosomal protein S19, whose product MSRSLKKGPYVDPKLLKRIEEMNRTGKRVAIRTWSRASVIFPQMVGHTILVHNGRHHIPVYITENMVGHRLGEFAPTRTFRGHVAKEKKTRRG is encoded by the coding sequence GTGTCGAGGTCATTGAAAAAAGGGCCGTATGTGGATCCGAAGCTGTTGAAGAGGATCGAGGAGATGAACCGCACGGGCAAGCGCGTGGCGATCCGCACCTGGTCGCGCGCCTCGGTCATCTTCCCCCAGATGGTGGGGCACACGATCCTCGTGCACAACGGCCGGCACCACATCCCTGTCTATATCACCGAGAACATGGTCGGTCATCGCCTGGGCGAGTTCGCCCCGACCCGGACTTTCCGGGGGCATGTGGCGAAAGAGAAGAAGACCAGAAGGGGGTAA
- the rplV gene encoding 50S ribosomal protein L22 has protein sequence MQVRAVAKYIRMSPRKVRLVVDLVRGMRAQEALERLQFVPKAAAKPVAKVIRSAIANAEENFGMAGEDLYIAQIYADEGPTRRWRRFGARGRFKPILKRSSHITVVLEEKE, from the coding sequence ATGCAGGTTAGGGCAGTAGCGAAATATATTCGCATGTCGCCCCGGAAGGTCCGACTGGTGGTGGACCTGGTGCGCGGCATGCGGGCGCAGGAGGCCCTGGAGCGGCTGCAGTTCGTGCCGAAGGCCGCCGCGAAGCCTGTGGCCAAGGTGATTCGTTCGGCCATCGCCAACGCGGAGGAGAATTTCGGCATGGCCGGCGAGGACCTGTACATCGCCCAGATTTACGCCGACGAGGGGCCCACGCGCCGCTGGCGGCGGTTCGGCGCACGCGGCCGCTTCAAGCCCATCCTGAAGCGCTCGTCGCATATCACCGTCGTGCTGGAAGAGAAGGAATAA
- the rpsC gene encoding 30S ribosomal protein S3 codes for MGRKVHPNAFRLGIIRTWDARWYAEGEEYGKLLMEDIKIREMIRKELPNAGISKIEIERFPNQVSIVIHTAKPGIIIGRKGAGVNKLRQLLEDFTKKRVRIDVEEIEKPELDAYLVAESIAEQLERRVSFKRAMKQAVLRALRAGALGAMVTCSGRLGGAEMARKDTVRMGRVPRHTLRADIDYAKAEALTTFGRIGVKVWIYKGDVLPEKKAQAEQFAEAGA; via the coding sequence TTGGGGCGTAAAGTTCATCCGAATGCGTTCCGTCTTGGCATTATCCGCACCTGGGATGCGCGCTGGTATGCCGAGGGCGAGGAATACGGCAAACTATTGATGGAGGACATCAAGATTCGGGAGATGATCCGCAAGGAACTGCCCAATGCCGGCATCTCCAAGATCGAGATCGAGCGCTTCCCAAATCAGGTGTCCATCGTCATCCACACGGCCAAGCCCGGCATTATTATCGGCCGCAAGGGCGCCGGCGTGAACAAGCTCCGCCAGCTCCTGGAGGATTTCACCAAGAAGCGCGTGCGCATTGACGTCGAGGAAATCGAGAAGCCGGAGCTGGATGCCTATCTGGTGGCGGAGAGCATCGCCGAGCAGTTGGAGCGCCGCGTGTCCTTTAAGCGGGCGATGAAGCAGGCGGTTCTGCGGGCCCTGCGGGCCGGCGCCCTGGGCGCCATGGTCACCTGCTCGGGCCGGCTGGGCGGCGCCGAAATGGCCCGCAAGGACACCGTGCGCATGGGGCGGGTGCCGCGCCACACCCTGCGGGCGGACATTGATTACGCCAAGGCAGAGGCGCTCACCACCTTCGGCCGCATCGGGGTGAAGGTGTGGATTTACAAGGGCGATGTCCTGCCCGAGAAGAAAGCCCAGGCCGAGCAGTTCGCCGAGGCGGGTGCCTGA
- the rplP gene encoding 50S ribosomal protein L16, with protein MLMPKRVKYRKQHRGRMKGRATRGAEIAFGEYGLQALEPCWMTNRQIEAARRAIVRYVRRGGKLWIRIFPDKPITKKPAETRMGGGKGNVEGWVAVVKPGRILFEIAGVREEVAREALRLASHKLPIKTQIVTRVESEGEGS; from the coding sequence ATGTTGATGCCGAAACGAGTCAAATATCGCAAACAGCATCGTGGAAGGATGAAGGGGCGGGCCACGCGCGGCGCCGAGATCGCCTTCGGCGAATACGGCCTGCAGGCGTTGGAGCCCTGCTGGATGACCAACCGGCAGATTGAGGCGGCCCGTCGCGCCATCGTGCGCTATGTGCGGCGTGGTGGGAAGCTCTGGATCCGCATCTTCCCGGACAAGCCCATCACCAAGAAGCCGGCGGAGACCCGCATGGGCGGCGGCAAGGGCAATGTGGAAGGCTGGGTCGCTGTGGTGAAGCCCGGACGCATCCTGTTCGAGATCGCCGGCGTGCGCGAAGAAGTGGCGCGCGAAGCTCTGCGGCTGGCTTCCCATAAACTACCCATCAAAACCCAGATCGTCACTCGCGTCGAAAGCGAGGGGGAGGGTAGTTGA
- the rpmC gene encoding 50S ribosomal protein L29 produces MKAQEIRASIAGLDYPTARRELERRLDELYHELFNLRFQWATRQLKNYQRMTQVKRDIARVKTILRELEQGRGV; encoded by the coding sequence ATGAAGGCGCAGGAAATCCGAGCATCCATCGCGGGACTGGACTATCCCACCGCCAGGCGAGAACTGGAACGCCGCCTGGACGAGCTGTATCATGAATTGTTCAACTTGCGGTTCCAGTGGGCCACGCGTCAGTTGAAAAACTACCAGCGCATGACCCAGGTCAAGCGGGACATCGCGCGCGTCAAAACCATCCTGCGTGAGCTGGAACAGGGACGGGGAGTGTAA
- the rpsQ gene encoding 30S ribosomal protein S17 has product MPKKELIGRVVSDKMDKTVVVEVTRTYEHPLYHKTVRARKKYKAHDEHNACRVGDLVRILESRPLSREKRWVVTEIIERAEQ; this is encoded by the coding sequence ATGCCCAAAAAAGAACTGATTGGTCGCGTGGTCAGCGATAAAATGGATAAAACGGTGGTCGTCGAGGTCACGCGCACCTACGAGCACCCGCTGTATCATAAGACCGTGCGCGCGCGCAAGAAGTACAAGGCGCACGACGAGCACAATGCCTGTCGGGTGGGTGACCTGGTGCGCATTCTCGAATCGCGGCCGCTGAGCCGTGAAAAGCGGTGGGTCGTCACTGAAATCATCGAGAGGGCAGAGCAATGA
- the rplN gene encoding 50S ribosomal protein L14 → MIQQESRLVVADNTGAKELLCIRVMGGSHRYYGTVGDIIIASVKEATPTASVKKGEVVRAVIVRVKKPYARPDGTYIRFDDNAAVILDERRNPKGTRIFGPVARELREKGFMKIVSLAPEVL, encoded by the coding sequence ATGATTCAGCAAGAGTCTCGGCTGGTTGTGGCGGATAACACGGGAGCCAAGGAACTGCTGTGCATCCGGGTCATGGGCGGCTCTCACCGCTATTACGGCACGGTGGGGGATATCATCATCGCCTCGGTGAAAGAGGCCACCCCGACCGCCTCCGTCAAGAAGGGGGAGGTGGTGCGCGCGGTGATCGTGCGGGTGAAAAAGCCCTATGCCCGCCCGGACGGCACCTATATCCGGTTTGATGACAACGCGGCGGTCATCCTGGACGAGCGTCGCAACCCAAAGGGGACGCGCATTTTCGGCCCGGTGGCCCGTGAACTGCGCGAGAAGGGGTTCATGAAGATCGTCTCGCTGGCCCCTGAAGTGCTGTGA
- the rplX gene encoding 50S ribosomal protein L24, whose product MGMRKIKTGDTVEVISGKNRGMRGTVRKVLPGRSVRFPGRLDPNRDRVIVAGVNLVKKHQRRTGDVRTQVGIIEREAPIHISNVALVCKRCDKPTRVGIRVFEDGSKARYCKRCGEIIE is encoded by the coding sequence ATGGGGATGCGAAAGATCAAAACAGGCGATACAGTTGAGGTTATCAGCGGGAAGAACCGGGGTATGCGCGGCACGGTGCGCAAGGTCCTGCCGGGTCGGTCGGTGCGGTTTCCCGGCCGGCTGGATCCCAATCGCGATCGCGTCATCGTGGCCGGCGTCAACCTGGTGAAGAAGCACCAGCGCCGCACCGGCGATGTGCGCACGCAGGTGGGAATCATCGAGCGCGAGGCGCCCATTCATATTTCGAACGTGGCCCTGGTCTGCAAGCGCTGTGACAAGCCTACCCGGGTGGGCATCCGCGTGTTCGAGGATGGCTCCAAGGCTCGTTACTGCAAGCGCTGTGGCGAGATCATCGAATAA
- the rplE gene encoding 50S ribosomal protein L5, producing MPRLKDKYREEIVPVLMREFKYRNIMEVPRLVKVVVNIGLGEALQNAKALDAASEDLAIITGQKPIITRAKKSIAGFKLRAGNPIGVKVTLRGDRMYDFLDRLINVALPRQRDFRGVSPDSFDGRGNYTLGIREQLVFPEIDYNKVDKVRGMEITIVTTAKTDEEARRLLQLMGMPFRQPETLVE from the coding sequence ATGCCGAGATTGAAAGATAAGTACCGAGAAGAAATCGTGCCCGTGCTGATGCGGGAGTTCAAATATCGGAATATTATGGAAGTCCCACGCCTGGTGAAGGTGGTGGTCAATATCGGGCTGGGCGAGGCACTGCAGAACGCCAAGGCGCTGGACGCGGCCAGCGAGGACCTGGCCATCATCACCGGCCAGAAGCCCATCATCACGCGGGCCAAGAAGTCCATCGCCGGCTTCAAGCTGCGCGCCGGCAACCCCATCGGCGTCAAAGTGACCCTGCGCGGCGACCGCATGTACGACTTCCTGGACCGCCTGATCAACGTGGCCCTGCCGCGCCAGAGGGACTTCCGGGGCGTCTCGCCCGATTCCTTCGACGGCCGGGGGAATTACACCCTGGGCATTCGGGAGCAGTTGGTCTTCCCGGAGATCGATTACAACAAGGTCGATAAGGTCCGCGGCATGGAGATCACCATCGTGACCACGGCGAAGACCGACGAGGAAGCCCGCCGGCTGCTGCAGTTGATGGGTATGCCGTTCCGCCAGCCCGAGACGCTGGTGGAATAA
- a CDS encoding type Z 30S ribosomal protein S14, translated as MAKKCMMYREQRRKYAVRVRNRCQICGRPRGYMRRFKMCRICFRRFAWEGQIPGVVKSSW; from the coding sequence GTGGCCAAGAAGTGCATGATGTATCGGGAACAGCGCCGGAAATATGCCGTTCGTGTGCGGAACCGCTGTCAGATTTGCGGCCGGCCGCGCGGCTATATGCGCCGCTTCAAAATGTGCCGCATCTGCTTCCGCCGCTTCGCCTGGGAAGGTCAGATCCCCGGCGTGGTGAAGTCGAGCTGGTAA
- the rpsH gene encoding 30S ribosomal protein S8, which translates to MHTDPIADMLTRIRNAAMARHPFVVMPSSKVKQEIARVLKEEGFIEDYQLVRDPKRAYMLLRIQLRYDERRQPVITALRRVSKPGRRMYVRRDEIPWVRSGLGIAILSTSKGIMSDQKARRLGVGGEILCYVW; encoded by the coding sequence ATGCATACGGATCCAATTGCGGACATGTTGACTCGCATTCGTAACGCGGCGATGGCTCGCCATCCCTTTGTGGTGATGCCCTCGTCTAAGGTGAAGCAGGAGATCGCGCGCGTGCTGAAGGAAGAGGGCTTCATCGAGGATTATCAACTGGTGCGCGATCCGAAGCGGGCATATATGCTCCTGCGCATCCAGCTTCGCTATGATGAGCGGCGTCAGCCGGTGATCACGGCGTTGCGGCGGGTCAGCAAGCCTGGCCGGCGCATGTACGTGCGCCGGGATGAGATCCCCTGGGTGCGGAGTGGGCTGGGCATTGCCATCCTATCCACCTCGAAGGGGATTATGAGCGACCAGAAGGCGCGCCGGCTGGGCGTTGGCGGTGAAATCCTGTGCTATGTCTGGTAA
- the rplF gene encoding 50S ribosomal protein L6 yields MSRIGRLPIPLPKGVTVEIDPRTNRVRVKGPKGELERTFSPDIQITLEDNQLKVTRPTDSRRHRALHGLTRALLANMVEGVSKGFVKRMQVQGVGYRVEMRGNALVLSVGYSHPVEFLPPPGITFSVDKGGRDFQVEGIDKELVGQVAAKIRAVRPPEPYKGKGVRYADEVVRLKAGKAGKGGKK; encoded by the coding sequence GTGTCAAGAATTGGGCGATTACCAATCCCTTTGCCCAAGGGCGTCACGGTCGAGATTGACCCTCGCACGAATCGCGTGCGGGTCAAAGGGCCGAAGGGGGAACTCGAACGCACCTTTTCGCCGGATATACAGATCACGCTGGAGGATAACCAGCTTAAGGTCACCCGGCCGACCGATTCCCGCCGGCATCGTGCCCTGCACGGCCTGACGCGCGCCCTGCTGGCCAATATGGTGGAGGGCGTGTCCAAGGGCTTTGTCAAGCGCATGCAGGTCCAGGGTGTCGGTTATCGCGTGGAAATGCGCGGCAATGCCCTGGTGCTGAGCGTGGGCTATTCCCACCCGGTGGAATTCCTGCCGCCGCCTGGCATCACCTTCTCCGTGGACAAGGGCGGCCGCGATTTCCAGGTGGAGGGGATCGACAAAGAGCTGGTCGGTCAGGTCGCGGCGAAGATCCGGGCGGTGCGTCCACCGGAGCCGTACAAGGGCAAGGGCGTGCGCTATGCCGACGAGGTGGTGCGCCTGAAGGCCGGCAAAGCTGGTAAGGGCGGCAAGAAGTAA
- a CDS encoding 50S ribosomal protein L18 codes for MGKELKAHAARKRRHERVRKKVFGTPERPRLNVFRSLNHIYAQIIDDTRGHTLVSASTIDPKVRELIKGLPKTEQARLVGKVVAERALAVGIKQVVFDRGGYPYHGRVKALAEGSREAGLEF; via the coding sequence ATGGGAAAGGAATTGAAGGCACATGCAGCTCGCAAACGGCGTCATGAACGCGTGCGCAAGAAAGTATTTGGCACGCCAGAGCGCCCGCGTTTGAACGTCTTTCGCAGCCTGAATCATATTTATGCGCAGATCATCGATGACACGCGCGGCCATACGCTGGTGTCCGCGTCCACCATCGATCCGAAGGTGCGCGAGCTGATCAAGGGACTGCCGAAGACCGAGCAGGCCCGCCTGGTGGGGAAGGTGGTGGCGGAGCGGGCGTTGGCCGTCGGCATCAAGCAGGTGGTGTTCGATCGCGGCGGCTACCCCTACCACGGCCGGGTGAAGGCGCTGGCCGAAGGCTCGCGCGAGGCTGGTCTCGAATTCTAG
- the rpsE gene encoding 30S ribosomal protein S5 → MQDWTEEQAYGEEESLDERVIHITRTAKVIKGGRRFRIRAVVVVGDNKGHVGLGIGRAAEVPDAIRKATERARKNMRKVAMVDTTIPHEVIGRQDAAVVLLKPASPGTGIIAGGAVRAVLEAAGYRDILSKSLGCSNILNVAFATWNGLCQLQDVEEVARRRKVPVSRVLPHWKRRKANG, encoded by the coding sequence ATGCAGGATTGGACTGAAGAACAGGCGTACGGCGAAGAAGAGAGTCTTGACGAGCGAGTGATCCATATCACGCGCACAGCCAAGGTCATCAAGGGTGGCCGGCGCTTCCGCATCCGTGCGGTGGTGGTGGTTGGCGATAACAAGGGGCACGTGGGCCTGGGCATCGGCCGGGCGGCGGAAGTGCCCGATGCCATCCGCAAGGCGACGGAGCGCGCCCGCAAGAATATGCGCAAGGTGGCCATGGTGGACACCACCATCCCGCATGAGGTGATCGGCCGCCAGGATGCGGCGGTGGTTCTGCTGAAGCCGGCCTCGCCCGGTACCGGCATCATCGCCGGCGGCGCGGTGCGCGCCGTCCTGGAGGCTGCCGGCTATCGCGACATCCTGAGCAAGTCGCTGGGCTGTTCCAACATCCTGAACGTGGCCTTTGCCACCTGGAACGGGCTGTGCCAGCTTCAGGATGTGGAGGAAGTGGCCCGCCGGCGCAAGGTGCCGGTCTCCCGTGTCCTGCCACACTGGAAGCGGAGGAAGGCCAATGGCTAA
- the rpmD gene encoding 50S ribosomal protein L30: protein MANTVATKKRLRITWVKSLIGAKQPQRGTIRALGLKRRGQTVEHDDTPVIRGMIAKVSHLVTVEEVEVVE, encoded by the coding sequence ATGGCTAACACGGTTGCGACGAAGAAGCGGCTCCGCATCACCTGGGTGAAAAGCCTGATCGGCGCCAAACAGCCCCAGCGCGGCACCATCCGCGCCCTGGGCCTGAAGCGGCGGGGCCAGACCGTCGAGCATGACGACACCCCGGTGATTCGCGGCATGATAGCCAAGGTCAGCCATCTGGTGACGGTGGAAGAAGTGGAAGTTGTCGAATAA
- the rplO gene encoding 50S ribosomal protein L15 encodes MKLHELRPLPGSKKNRKRVGRGISSGHGKTAGRGTKGQRARSGGVKPPYFEGGQLPLVRRLPFKRGFVNIFRVEYTPVNLERLDVFEAGSVVTPETLAAAGVIKSAKKPVVILGRGEVDRPLTVKAHRFSESARAKIEAAGGTVEVLPLE; translated from the coding sequence ATGAAACTGCATGAACTGCGGCCCTTGCCGGGCTCCAAGAAAAATCGAAAGCGCGTGGGACGCGGCATTTCCTCCGGCCACGGCAAGACCGCCGGCCGGGGCACGAAAGGCCAGCGCGCCCGCAGTGGTGGGGTGAAGCCGCCGTACTTCGAGGGCGGCCAGCTTCCCCTGGTGCGCCGGCTTCCCTTCAAGCGCGGCTTCGTCAATATCTTCCGGGTCGAGTACACGCCGGTGAACCTGGAGCGGCTGGATGTCTTCGAGGCCGGCAGTGTGGTCACGCCCGAGACCCTGGCGGCGGCCGGCGTCATCAAATCGGCCAAGAAGCCGGTGGTCATCCTGGGCCGCGGCGAGGTGGACCGCCCGCTGACGGTCAAGGCGCACCGCTTCTCGGAAAGCGCGCGGGCGAAGATCGAGGCCGCCGGCGGCACGGTGGAAGTCCTGCCGCTGGAATAA
- the secY gene encoding preprotein translocase subunit SecY, whose translation MLQAVANAFRLPDLRKKILFTLGILVIYRLASHVPVPGVDAAGLARLFESNQLLGMLDLFSGGAMANFSVMAMGVYPYITASIILQLLMPLIPQLEKLAKEGEEGRNKLNRYTYYLTVPLAALQAFGQSSILKQQGLMPAFGFTAEYWLATLSTIATLTAGTMVAVWLGDLITERGVGNGVSIIIFGGIVARIPQRIAANLIANPWSLLVFVVVTVITVAVIVVVQEGQRRIPVQYGKRVMAMRGNRLRIAGGQSTHIPIRVNTAGMIPLIFAQSLMLFPGTIASYFVNSQSEFVSKVATAISSAFSPNGNLYWILYFFLVIGFTYFYTDVVFRQQNLPEVLQRQGGFIPGIRPGKQTEDYLNGVLQRITLVGALFLAGVAILPWLVRDVTETGTMLITSTGLLIVVGVVLDTLKQLEAQLLMRHYEGFIKK comes from the coding sequence ATGTTACAAGCGGTTGCGAACGCGTTTCGACTGCCGGATTTGCGCAAAAAGATCCTCTTTACCCTGGGGATCCTGGTCATCTATCGGCTGGCATCGCATGTGCCGGTGCCGGGCGTGGATGCGGCCGGCCTGGCCCGACTGTTTGAGAGCAACCAACTGTTGGGCATGCTGGACCTGTTTTCCGGCGGCGCCATGGCCAACTTTTCCGTCATGGCCATGGGCGTCTACCCGTACATCACGGCATCCATCATCCTGCAGTTGCTGATGCCGCTCATCCCGCAGTTGGAGAAGCTCGCCAAAGAGGGCGAGGAAGGGCGTAACAAACTCAATCGGTATACATATTACCTGACGGTGCCTTTAGCGGCCCTGCAGGCCTTTGGGCAGTCTTCGATCCTGAAACAGCAGGGGCTGATGCCGGCGTTCGGGTTCACGGCGGAGTACTGGCTGGCGACGCTTTCGACCATCGCCACGCTGACCGCCGGCACCATGGTGGCCGTCTGGCTGGGCGATCTGATCACCGAGCGCGGCGTGGGGAACGGTGTGTCCATCATCATCTTCGGCGGCATCGTGGCCCGCATTCCCCAGCGCATCGCGGCGAACCTGATCGCCAACCCATGGTCTCTGTTGGTGTTTGTGGTAGTGACGGTTATCACCGTGGCGGTCATCGTGGTGGTGCAGGAGGGACAGCGCCGCATTCCAGTGCAGTATGGCAAGCGGGTCATGGCGATGCGCGGCAACCGCCTGCGGATCGCCGGCGGCCAGAGCACCCATATTCCCATCCGGGTGAACACGGCCGGCATGATCCCGCTCATCTTCGCCCAGAGCCTGATGCTTTTCCCGGGCACCATCGCCAGCTACTTCGTCAACTCACAGTCGGAGTTCGTGTCGAAGGTGGCGACGGCCATCAGCAGTGCTTTCAGCCCGAACGGCAACCTGTACTGGATCCTGTACTTCTTCCTGGTGATCGGGTTCACGTACTTCTATACCGACGTGGTCTTCCGACAGCAGAACCTGCCGGAAGTGCTTCAGCGGCAGGGCGGCTTTATCCCGGGCATTCGCCCCGGCAAGCAGACGGAGGACTACCTCAACGGCGTGCTCCAGCGCATCACCCTGGTGGGCGCGCTGTTCCTGGCCGGCGTGGCCATCCTGCCCTGGCTGGTGCGTGACGTGACGGAAACAGGCACCATGTTGATCACCAGCACCGGCCTGCTGATCGTGGTGGGCGTGGTGTTGGATACCCTGAAGCAGTTGGAGGCGCAGTTGTTGATGCGCCACTATGAAGGGTTCATTAAGAAATAA
- a CDS encoding adenylate kinase — translation MYILLLGAPGAGKGTQAAFLTEKLGIPHVASGDLFRAAIANQTELGKLAKSYMDRGELVPDDVTIAMVMERLSQPDCAGGALLDGFPRTIEQAKALEKALAERGSRLALVLYIRASETTLLERLGGRWTCRQCGAVYHERFNPPKQPGICDVCGGELYQRPDDQPETQRRRIRVYLEQTTPLIEYFKERGLLVEIDGEQDVESVRQAVEEALEPVLGGRA, via the coding sequence CTGTACATCTTGCTGTTAGGGGCGCCGGGCGCCGGCAAGGGCACCCAGGCGGCGTTCCTGACTGAGAAGCTGGGCATCCCGCATGTGGCGTCGGGCGACCTGTTCCGGGCGGCCATCGCCAACCAGACGGAACTGGGCAAGCTGGCCAAAAGCTATATGGACCGGGGCGAGCTGGTGCCGGACGATGTGACCATCGCCATGGTCATGGAGCGCCTGTCCCAACCGGACTGCGCCGGCGGTGCCCTGTTGGACGGCTTCCCGCGGACCATCGAGCAGGCGAAAGCTCTGGAGAAGGCGCTGGCGGAGCGCGGCTCCCGGCTGGCCCTGGTGCTGTACATCCGGGCGAGCGAGACGACCCTGCTGGAGCGGTTGGGTGGGCGCTGGACCTGCCGGCAGTGCGGCGCGGTGTACCATGAGCGCTTTAACCCGCCCAAACAGCCCGGCATCTGCGATGTCTGCGGCGGGGAGCTGTATCAGCGTCCCGACGACCAGCCGGAGACCCAGCGCCGGCGCATCCGGGTCTACCTGGAGCAGACCACGCCGCTCATCGAGTACTTCAAGGAGCGGGGCCTGCTGGTCGAGATTGACGGCGAGCAGGATGTCGAATCGGTTCGCCAGGCAGTGGAGGAAGCGCTGGAGCCGGTGCTTGGAGGCCGTGCGTGA
- the map gene encoding type I methionyl aminopeptidase — protein MRRAGQIVAKVLEAIREQVRPGITTGELDELAERIIRAEGGVPSFKGYDGGSDRPPFPATICASVDNEVVHGIPSRQRVLEEGQILSVDVGAIYQGYHGDAAITVPVGKVSDLARRLMEVTEGALYAGIAAARAGNRLGDISHAIQSYVESRGFSVVREYTGHGIGREMHEGLQVLNFGAPGRGVRLRAGMTLALEPMVNVGDWRTRVLADGWTVVTYDGSLSAHFEHTILVRDGEAEILTRL, from the coding sequence ATGCGGCGGGCCGGCCAGATCGTCGCCAAGGTGCTCGAGGCGATCCGCGAGCAGGTACGTCCCGGCATCACCACGGGCGAGCTGGATGAGCTGGCGGAGCGCATCATCCGGGCAGAGGGGGGCGTTCCCTCCTTCAAGGGCTACGACGGCGGCAGTGACCGTCCGCCCTTCCCGGCGACCATCTGCGCTTCCGTGGACAATGAGGTGGTGCACGGCATCCCATCCCGCCAGCGGGTGCTGGAGGAGGGGCAGATTCTCTCGGTGGATGTGGGTGCCATTTACCAAGGTTATCACGGTGACGCGGCCATCACGGTGCCGGTGGGGAAGGTTTCGGATCTTGCCCGGCGGCTGATGGAGGTCACGGAAGGGGCGCTGTACGCCGGCATCGCCGCGGCGCGGGCCGGCAACCGGCTGGGGGATATCTCCCACGCCATTCAGAGCTACGTCGAATCGCGCGGCTTCTCTGTCGTGCGGGAATACACCGGCCACGGCATCGGCCGGGAGATGCATGAGGGGCTTCAGGTGCTCAATTTTGGGGCGCCGGGCCGCGGTGTGCGGCTGAGGGCCGGCATGACCCTCGCCCTGGAGCCTATGGTGAACGTCGGGGATTGGCGCACCCGGGTGCTGGCCGACGGATGGACCGTCGTGACGTATGATGGGAGCCTGTCGGCACATTTCGAACACACCATCCTGGTGCGCGATGGCGAAGCGGAAATATTGACACGCTTATAG
- the rpmJ gene encoding 50S ribosomal protein L36, with translation MKVRPSVKRRCANCKIIRRRGIVRVICTNPKHKQRQG, from the coding sequence ATGAAAGTGCGACCATCAGTCAAGAGACGCTGTGCCAACTGCAAGATCATCCGCCGGCGGGGTATCGTGCGGGTGATCTGCACCAACCCGAAACACAAACAGCGCCAGGGATAA